In a single window of the Pseudogemmatithrix spongiicola genome:
- a CDS encoding response regulator: MAGSADLNAVLAQLREKYLASSGNTLAAFTQLAEQLQRDPTTPEVVEALRRELHRVHGTAGSYGFHEASRLAGALEPVAVKWASDPQLDRERRAGIVRQFIRALAGSLQQDQADAASTADALTHRVLLVEVPPEAAPGIVAEAMHRGYAVEQVQATGVSAVFEATQPTIVIAGASVALTVPEGVPLLLLRTPGGAVAPRAAAARVLEAATDPREILMIAESMATRTGLVGVTILVVDDDEAMVALLRSLCERQGMFVESRPDARELARTIDEVRPSLLLLDINLPGINGLVVTRQLKDSPQHRELPIVLVSGSTDVDTRTAAFVAGADDFQSKPVVAEELLRRIERILENARQRQLQQGIHPATGLPLAQRTLRAFDEALMAAAARAEAMSVAVVRPLDPPDGVQRSALWHRELRLLSAALGTDGVLMGFRDETAALLVFPMRAAVALARLEPYAEASRADLVPWSAGVVDLLPGADPSASALAGLAEEAWLAARDNGEYVRRWDPTDTGIAPDVIVVEDDAALADLVTFALAARGLTWVRYNTGPAALDGMRGMRVRGRSPIVLLDVDLPGLDGFSLHERLRVERPGVFRTVFVSVHATEADQLRAIRAGALDYLAKPVSLRVLMAKIASWRMRGAAA; this comes from the coding sequence ATGGCCGGTTCGGCAGACCTCAACGCAGTCCTGGCGCAGCTGCGCGAGAAGTATCTCGCGTCCAGCGGCAACACGCTGGCGGCGTTCACGCAGCTCGCCGAGCAACTGCAGCGCGACCCGACGACGCCGGAAGTGGTGGAGGCACTGCGTCGCGAGCTGCATCGCGTGCACGGCACGGCCGGCAGTTACGGCTTCCACGAAGCCAGCCGGTTGGCCGGGGCGCTCGAGCCCGTCGCGGTGAAGTGGGCGTCCGATCCACAGCTGGATCGCGAGCGCCGCGCGGGCATCGTGCGGCAGTTCATCCGCGCGCTCGCCGGGTCGCTGCAGCAGGATCAGGCCGACGCGGCGTCGACGGCCGATGCCTTGACGCACCGCGTGCTGCTCGTCGAAGTCCCGCCGGAAGCCGCACCGGGCATCGTCGCCGAGGCGATGCACCGTGGGTACGCCGTCGAGCAGGTGCAGGCGACGGGCGTCTCGGCCGTGTTCGAGGCGACGCAGCCGACGATCGTCATCGCCGGCGCGTCGGTTGCGCTGACGGTGCCGGAAGGCGTGCCGCTGCTCCTGCTGCGCACGCCCGGGGGCGCCGTCGCGCCGCGCGCCGCGGCGGCGCGCGTGCTCGAGGCCGCCACCGACCCGCGCGAGATCCTCATGATCGCCGAGTCCATGGCCACGCGCACGGGCTTGGTGGGCGTGACCATCCTCGTCGTGGACGACGACGAGGCGATGGTGGCGCTGCTGCGATCGCTCTGCGAACGGCAGGGCATGTTCGTCGAATCGCGCCCCGATGCGCGCGAGCTCGCCCGCACGATCGACGAGGTGCGCCCCTCGCTGCTGCTGCTCGACATCAACCTGCCGGGCATCAACGGTCTCGTGGTCACGCGGCAGTTGAAGGACAGCCCGCAGCATCGGGAGCTGCCCATCGTGCTGGTGTCGGGCAGCACGGACGTGGACACCCGCACGGCGGCGTTCGTCGCCGGCGCGGACGACTTCCAGTCGAAGCCGGTGGTCGCCGAGGAACTCCTGCGGCGCATCGAGCGCATCCTCGAGAACGCGCGGCAGCGGCAGCTCCAGCAGGGCATCCATCCGGCGACGGGCCTGCCGCTGGCACAGCGGACATTGCGGGCGTTCGACGAAGCCCTCATGGCCGCCGCGGCGCGCGCCGAGGCGATGTCCGTGGCGGTGGTGCGGCCGCTTGACCCGCCGGATGGCGTGCAGCGTTCGGCGCTGTGGCACCGCGAGCTGCGCCTGCTGTCCGCGGCGCTCGGGACGGACGGCGTGCTGATGGGGTTCCGCGACGAGACCGCGGCGCTGTTGGTATTCCCGATGCGTGCGGCGGTGGCCCTGGCGCGCCTCGAGCCGTACGCCGAGGCCTCGCGGGCGGACCTCGTGCCGTGGAGCGCCGGCGTAGTGGACTTGCTGCCCGGTGCCGACCCGTCGGCGTCCGCGTTGGCCGGTCTCGCCGAGGAAGCCTGGCTCGCGGCGCGCGACAATGGCGAGTACGTGCGGCGCTGGGATCCGACCGACACGGGCATCGCGCCCGATGTCATCGTCGTCGAGGACGATGCCGCGCTGGCGGACCTCGTGACCTTCGCGCTCGCCGCCCGCGGCCTGACCTGGGTGCGCTACAACACTGGACCGGCGGCGCTCGACGGCATGCGCGGCATGCGCGTGCGTGGCCGCTCGCCCATCGTCCTGCTGGACGTCGACCTGCCCGGCCTCGACGGCTTCTCGCTGCACGAGCGCCTGCGCGTGGAGCGACCCGGCGTGTTCCGCACCGTGTTCGTGTCGGTGCATGCGACGGAGGCCGACCAGCTGCGGGCGATTCGCGCCGGCGCGCTGGACTACCTCGCGAAGCCCGTCAGCCTGCGGGTCTTGATGGCCAAGATCGCGAGTTGGCGGATGCGGGGCGCGGCCGCGTGA
- a CDS encoding ATP-binding protein: MTEAPIPDETPEPPTGAAKLQAAWWWRRLPLTSQLAAIGVLVAFAWFLTARLAADVSQAEARARAERMDRLHLAEVAAVRMLASLSTMAASHRGFIINADESEAMRYEAARRAFDSDATIIAEQLDADLTITRRLQRLRVSVALYDDEVARVNFAVRRRDGYAAFAPGTAGSRRVDRGIDFIDSMRTDHARVLREVRERLTQLEAEIETEAARYEWEGFLIRAAAVAIFMLALTLIMRLLSRSLTQVVRAAEALDAGRYDAARLPNYHKAPNLEMARLGLTFDRLAQSIATRERQLQDDIEKLKELERLKADFVSTVSHELRTPLTSMRGALGLLLGGAGGELSPKGRELLRIALTNTDRLIRLINDILDIEKMDAGHVQIRHDRVALRPLLETTLNGLDGFSRDAGVHLRLEQIPDLELIGDSDRLIQVFTNLVSNAVKFTPRDEAVEVSAQVEGESVRVCVRDHGPGIPKEFASRIFGRFQQAGGAESRRSGGTGLGLSIAKGITELHGGRIGFEAPAEGSGSVFYVVLPLAPAAATSEDERPRVLIVEDDESMRTVMCALVEPYAHAVAVPDALTATRMLGRHPYRLIIVDHGLPGMDGIAFARRLRVDPRFKAIPILLYSATEFTQATLKDAGIRIGDAFVKTRDSEQSLLERIRRELQGG, from the coding sequence ATGACCGAGGCGCCCATTCCCGACGAGACGCCGGAGCCCCCCACGGGCGCCGCGAAGCTGCAGGCTGCTTGGTGGTGGCGCCGCCTCCCCCTCACCTCCCAGCTGGCCGCGATCGGCGTGCTGGTGGCGTTTGCGTGGTTCCTCACGGCGCGGCTCGCGGCGGATGTGTCGCAGGCCGAGGCGCGGGCGCGGGCCGAACGCATGGATCGCCTCCACCTCGCCGAGGTCGCGGCCGTCCGCATGCTGGCGTCGCTGAGCACGATGGCGGCCTCGCACCGCGGATTCATCATCAACGCGGACGAGTCCGAGGCGATGCGGTACGAGGCGGCGCGTCGGGCCTTCGACAGCGACGCCACCATCATCGCCGAGCAGCTCGACGCGGACCTCACCATCACCCGCCGCCTGCAGCGCCTGCGCGTCTCGGTGGCACTCTACGACGACGAGGTGGCCCGCGTGAACTTCGCGGTGCGCCGGCGCGACGGCTACGCAGCCTTCGCGCCGGGCACTGCGGGGAGTCGCCGCGTGGACCGGGGCATCGATTTCATCGACTCGATGCGCACCGACCACGCCCGGGTGCTGCGTGAGGTCCGCGAGCGATTGACGCAGCTGGAGGCCGAAATCGAGACGGAGGCGGCCCGCTACGAGTGGGAGGGTTTCCTCATTCGCGCGGCCGCGGTGGCCATCTTCATGCTGGCGCTGACGCTGATCATGCGCCTGCTCTCGCGCTCGCTCACGCAGGTGGTGCGCGCGGCGGAAGCCCTCGACGCCGGCCGGTACGATGCGGCACGGCTGCCGAACTACCACAAGGCGCCGAACCTCGAGATGGCGCGCCTCGGCCTTACGTTCGATCGCCTCGCCCAGAGCATCGCGACGCGCGAGCGTCAGCTCCAGGACGACATCGAGAAGCTCAAGGAGTTGGAGCGGCTCAAGGCGGACTTCGTCTCGACGGTGAGCCACGAGCTGCGCACGCCGCTGACGTCGATGCGCGGCGCGCTCGGCCTGCTCCTCGGCGGCGCCGGCGGCGAGCTCAGCCCCAAGGGCCGCGAGCTGCTGCGCATCGCGCTCACCAACACCGACCGCCTCATCCGGCTGATCAACGACATCCTCGACATCGAGAAGATGGATGCGGGGCATGTGCAGATCCGTCACGACCGCGTCGCGCTGCGCCCCCTCCTTGAAACGACGCTGAACGGCCTTGACGGCTTCAGCCGCGATGCCGGCGTGCACCTCCGCCTCGAGCAGATCCCGGACCTCGAGCTGATCGGCGACAGCGACCGCCTCATCCAGGTCTTCACGAACCTCGTCTCGAACGCCGTGAAGTTCACGCCGAGGGACGAGGCCGTGGAGGTGAGCGCACAGGTCGAGGGCGAGAGTGTGCGCGTCTGCGTCCGTGACCACGGCCCCGGCATCCCCAAGGAGTTCGCGTCCCGCATCTTCGGTCGCTTCCAACAGGCCGGCGGCGCCGAGTCGCGGCGGTCAGGCGGCACGGGCCTCGGCCTGAGCATCGCCAAGGGCATCACGGAACTGCATGGCGGGCGCATTGGCTTCGAGGCGCCGGCGGAGGGCAGCGGCAGCGTGTTCTACGTCGTGCTTCCGCTGGCGCCGGCCGCGGCGACCAGCGAGGACGAGCGGCCGCGCGTGCTGATCGTCGAGGACGACGAATCGATGCGCACCGTCATGTGTGCGCTGGTCGAGCCGTACGCGCACGCCGTCGCCGTGCCCGACGCGCTGACGGCGACGCGCATGCTCGGCCGCCATCCGTACCGCCTCATCATCGTCGACCACGGACTGCCCGGCATGGACGGCATCGCGTTCGCCCGCCGCCTCCGCGTCGATCCGCGCTTCAAGGCCATCCCGATCCTGCTCTACTCCGCGACGGAGTTCACGCAGGCGACGCTGAAGGATGCCGGCATCCGCATCGGCGATGCCTTCGTGAAGACGCGCGACTCCGAACAGTCGCTGCTCGAGCGCATCCGGCGCGAGCTGCAGGGCGGCTGA
- a CDS encoding HEAT repeat domain-containing protein, which produces MNAAFVLGVVGIVQVAFLALLLTFVLVRRRYDRERRAAFVAGREALAAPLRDWIVAGAHPEPVVRALRALPRGTAVGYVSLLARQTIPEAQRNELAMALRNEPWVMAAVQRRRSRYWWRRLESARALGIVGTVKDRDAVLELLRDEHPAVQIAAATALPRVADEALFGQVMDELFALPKVTRTYLTGILRQRAAAAAVPLAHRIRTGEGASELAAWIALAASLDDPRAIEAALKHAAHPSAFVRRTVARALGRFAGPDAARVLADLVGDSDATVRAAAARSLGELGATGAVPLLAPLVSDPVWQVRLHAALSLAQLGERGRAALRAAREGGDRFARDMATMVSGLSDGAILEMGQG; this is translated from the coding sequence GTGAACGCGGCGTTCGTCCTCGGCGTCGTCGGCATCGTGCAGGTGGCCTTCCTGGCGCTGCTGCTCACCTTCGTCCTCGTGCGGCGGCGCTACGACCGGGAGCGGCGGGCCGCGTTCGTGGCGGGCCGGGAGGCGCTTGCGGCGCCGCTGCGCGACTGGATCGTGGCGGGCGCGCATCCGGAACCGGTGGTGCGCGCGCTGCGGGCCTTGCCCCGCGGCACGGCGGTCGGGTACGTCTCGCTGCTCGCCCGGCAGACCATTCCCGAGGCGCAGCGCAACGAACTGGCCATGGCGCTGCGCAACGAGCCGTGGGTGATGGCGGCCGTGCAGCGTCGCCGCTCGCGCTATTGGTGGCGGCGGCTCGAGTCGGCGCGCGCGCTCGGCATCGTCGGCACCGTGAAGGATCGCGACGCCGTGCTCGAGCTCCTCCGCGATGAGCATCCCGCGGTGCAGATCGCCGCGGCGACGGCGCTGCCGCGCGTCGCCGACGAGGCGCTGTTCGGGCAGGTCATGGATGAGCTGTTCGCGCTGCCCAAGGTGACCCGCACGTATCTCACGGGCATCCTGCGCCAGAGGGCCGCGGCGGCCGCGGTGCCGCTGGCGCATCGCATCCGCACGGGCGAGGGGGCCTCGGAACTCGCCGCGTGGATTGCCCTCGCGGCGTCGCTCGACGACCCGCGCGCCATCGAGGCGGCGTTGAAGCATGCCGCGCATCCCTCCGCGTTCGTGCGCCGGACGGTGGCGCGCGCGCTGGGCCGCTTCGCCGGCCCCGATGCCGCGCGCGTGCTCGCCGACCTAGTCGGCGACAGCGACGCGACGGTGCGGGCCGCCGCGGCCCGCTCGCTCGGGGAACTCGGCGCTACCGGTGCGGTGCCGCTGCTGGCCCCGCTGGTCAGCGATCCCGTGTGGCAAGTGCGCCTGCACGCGGCGCTCTCGCTCGCCCAACTGGGTGAGCGCGGGCGCGCCGCGCTGCGCGCCGCGCGCGAGGGCGGGGACCGTTTCGCGCGCGACATGGCGACGATGGTCAGCGGCCTCAGCGACGGCGCCATCCTCGAGATGGGGCAGGGTTGA
- a CDS encoding response regulator, whose product MRLLCADDEPDIRTILELALGLEPTIEAEVLPSGVALLARVKDAKPDAILLDAMMPELDGYETCRRLKADPETAAIPVVFLTARAQRGERDTALEVGAVACLTKPFDPLTLAGELLVALGR is encoded by the coding sequence ATGCGACTGCTCTGTGCCGACGACGAACCCGATATCCGTACGATCCTCGAGCTTGCCCTTGGGCTCGAACCGACGATCGAGGCCGAGGTCCTCCCCTCGGGGGTTGCCTTGCTGGCGCGCGTGAAGGACGCGAAGCCCGACGCCATCCTGCTCGATGCCATGATGCCCGAACTCGATGGCTACGAGACCTGCCGCCGCTTGAAGGCCGATCCCGAAACTGCGGCGATCCCCGTGGTGTTCCTCACGGCGCGGGCGCAGCGCGGCGAGCGCGACACGGCGCTCGAGGTGGGGGCCGTCGCCTGCTTGACCAAGCCGTTCGATCCGCTCACATTGGCCGGCGAACTGCTCGTCGCGCTCGGGCGGTGA
- a CDS encoding glycosyltransferase family 2 protein encodes MDPAWVGIARAILFWTDWAALVYLLLLSTGYAVLLLLSIPELWRHWRLAADEHLQRLLASDALPPLTLLVPAYNEEVTIGASLLSFLTLEYPQLEVVVVNDGSKDATMQALVREFDLYEVPPAFPVTIRTKPVRGYYRSRRFARLLVIDKENGGKADSLNAAMNAARHPFVVAVDADTLIEPDALMRLARPFLLGANVAAVGGTIRVANDCTVELGRVTDARVSNQWIVGCQVVEYLRAFLFGRLGWNSLGGNLIISGAFGLFRKEYLLAIGGYKTGNVTEDMDLVVRLHRYLRENGIAATLPFIPDPVAWTEVPTSTQVLSRQRERWHRGLIGTLWTHRAMLFNPRYGSIGMLAVPFYLFGEMLAPVVELVGWLALFLGLALGAVDAGFAALFFAVAIGYGTFLSLWAVVLEETSFKRYRRRVDFWKLIGFALIEGLGYRQMTVFYRLQSFWKHLRGVESWGTMTRQGFGTKPPALKP; translated from the coding sequence ATGGACCCGGCCTGGGTCGGCATCGCGCGGGCCATCCTGTTCTGGACCGACTGGGCGGCCCTCGTCTACCTGTTGCTGCTCTCGACCGGCTACGCGGTGCTGCTGCTGCTGTCCATCCCGGAGCTGTGGCGGCACTGGCGTCTCGCCGCCGACGAGCACCTACAGCGCCTGCTGGCCTCCGACGCGCTGCCGCCGCTCACGCTGCTCGTGCCGGCCTACAACGAAGAAGTCACCATCGGTGCGAGCTTGCTCTCGTTCCTCACGCTGGAGTATCCGCAGCTCGAGGTCGTGGTCGTCAATGACGGCTCCAAGGACGCCACGATGCAGGCCCTCGTGCGCGAGTTCGACCTCTACGAGGTGCCGCCGGCCTTTCCCGTGACCATCCGCACGAAGCCCGTGCGCGGCTATTATCGCTCACGCCGCTTTGCCCGCCTGCTGGTCATCGACAAGGAGAACGGCGGCAAGGCCGACTCGCTCAACGCCGCGATGAACGCGGCGCGGCATCCCTTCGTCGTGGCGGTGGACGCCGATACGCTCATCGAACCCGACGCGCTCATGCGGCTCGCGCGGCCCTTCCTCCTCGGCGCGAACGTGGCGGCCGTGGGCGGGACCATCCGCGTCGCCAATGACTGCACCGTCGAGCTCGGCCGCGTGACGGACGCGCGCGTGAGCAACCAGTGGATCGTCGGCTGCCAGGTCGTCGAGTACCTGCGCGCGTTCCTCTTCGGGCGCCTCGGCTGGAACTCCCTCGGCGGCAACCTCATCATCTCCGGCGCCTTCGGGCTGTTCCGCAAGGAGTACCTGCTCGCCATCGGCGGGTACAAGACGGGCAACGTGACCGAGGACATGGACCTCGTCGTGCGCCTGCACCGTTATCTCCGCGAGAACGGCATCGCGGCGACGCTGCCCTTCATTCCCGACCCCGTGGCGTGGACCGAGGTCCCGACCTCGACGCAGGTGCTCTCGCGCCAGCGGGAGCGTTGGCATCGCGGACTCATCGGCACGTTGTGGACGCACCGGGCCATGCTGTTCAATCCGCGCTATGGCAGCATCGGGATGCTGGCGGTGCCGTTCTACCTCTTCGGCGAGATGCTGGCGCCGGTGGTCGAACTTGTCGGCTGGCTCGCGCTCTTCCTCGGGCTCGCCCTCGGGGCGGTGGACGCCGGCTTCGCCGCGCTGTTCTTCGCGGTGGCCATCGGGTACGGCACCTTCCTGTCGCTGTGGGCCGTCGTGCTGGAGGAGACCAGCTTCAAGCGCTACCGGCGCCGCGTCGATTTCTGGAAGCTCATCGGCTTCGCGCTCATCGAGGGCCTGGGGTACCGGCAGATGACCGTGTTCTATCGCCTGCAGTCGTTCTGGAAGCACCTGCGCGGCGTGGAGAGCTGGGGCACGATGACGCGGCAGGGGTTCGGGACCAAGCCGCCGGCCCTCAAGCCCTGA
- a CDS encoding tetratricopeptide repeat protein, with protein MSAGARRALLALLTSVATPTLGAQANPSCAPTAAADIDAGWQRWRANDIAGADSLFRRGVRACPRAGDGWTGLGYVALRQDRVPLAIARFDSALTVLPRPSIDAALGLGIASFRAGVLTRAHRAFALADSLEPGNATAREYLARIPAPVDSTALPPKQRPAAPIVAARVGDRIFEVPDGRGGWRPFWIKAVNLGAALPGKHPAQFPPDDGTYEAWIRDLAELGANAVRVYTIHPPHFYRALRAWNLAHPAQAIWLIHGVWTELPPGSQEERYDDAAWNAAFRAEMHRVVDLLHGRAAIPHRPGHASGMYLADVSPWTLGYIIGREWEPYSVQAYARRFPRRTAFSGRYVQVAGGNAVDVWLASVADAMIAYEMREWNTQRPLAYTNWPTLDPLVHPTETSRAEEAAWLRRRRERPPEASKEYDNDVIALDATKMSATREYGAGLFASFHAYPYYPDFMVLDSAYAQARSPDGPSHYFGYLRALVDYHGRIPVVISEYGVPSSRGNAHLQPQGWHHGGHDEVAQAAINARLTRDIAASGAAGVGVFALIDEWFKKNWLVIDFEQPAERNRLWLNVLDAEQHYGLIAMRAGAKDSAFVIDGGRADWAGRRPLLQRGADAEAVPAAQRVDALWVAHDEAYVYLRLDVGAVDWTRTRILVGIDTHDASAGDHRLPFGAGGSPVGLEFVLDLAGPEHARLLVDTPYNLYRFAPIVGSRPPVQQSVYNRPFRSLRNEDGRYDTVWATPNRRTFGRDGRVYEAQRYERNLLRHARQSETTLADWYADSASGTIEVRLPWGLLHVTDPSSRQVLSGVRGTDPAHVTTDGFRFVVRTLDVSGATPVLRDALPANPASLAPTWTWPTWEAPRWYAERKPAFAAMREVFRAIPDAGPKR; from the coding sequence GTGAGCGCCGGTGCTCGGCGTGCGCTGCTCGCGCTGCTGACGAGTGTCGCGACGCCGACCCTCGGCGCCCAGGCGAACCCCAGTTGCGCACCGACCGCCGCCGCGGACATCGACGCCGGCTGGCAGCGGTGGCGCGCGAATGACATCGCCGGCGCCGATTCGCTGTTCCGCCGCGGGGTGCGCGCGTGTCCGCGCGCCGGCGATGGCTGGACCGGACTCGGCTACGTCGCGTTGCGACAGGACCGCGTGCCGCTGGCCATCGCGCGTTTCGACTCCGCGCTCACCGTGCTGCCGCGGCCGAGCATCGATGCGGCACTCGGGCTCGGCATCGCATCGTTCCGCGCCGGTGTGCTGACGCGCGCGCATCGCGCCTTCGCCCTCGCCGACTCGCTCGAACCGGGCAACGCGACGGCGCGCGAGTACCTCGCCCGCATCCCAGCGCCCGTCGACAGCACGGCGCTGCCACCGAAGCAGCGGCCCGCCGCTCCGATCGTTGCGGCGCGCGTCGGCGACCGCATCTTCGAGGTGCCCGACGGCCGCGGCGGCTGGCGGCCCTTTTGGATCAAGGCCGTGAACCTCGGCGCGGCGCTCCCGGGCAAGCATCCGGCGCAGTTTCCGCCCGACGACGGCACCTACGAGGCGTGGATCCGCGATCTCGCCGAGCTGGGCGCCAATGCCGTGCGCGTGTACACGATCCATCCGCCGCATTTCTACCGCGCGCTGCGCGCGTGGAATCTCGCGCATCCGGCGCAGGCCATCTGGCTGATCCACGGCGTGTGGACCGAACTGCCACCGGGGTCACAGGAAGAGCGCTACGACGACGCGGCGTGGAACGCCGCGTTCCGCGCCGAGATGCACCGGGTGGTCGATCTGCTGCACGGGCGCGCCGCGATCCCGCACCGTCCCGGGCACGCGAGCGGCATGTACCTCGCGGATGTCTCTCCGTGGACGCTGGGCTACATCATCGGCCGCGAATGGGAGCCGTATTCGGTGCAGGCTTACGCGCGGCGGTTTCCGCGGCGCACGGCCTTCAGCGGGCGCTACGTGCAGGTTGCCGGCGGCAACGCGGTGGACGTGTGGCTGGCGAGCGTCGCCGACGCGATGATCGCCTACGAGATGCGCGAATGGAACACACAGCGGCCGCTCGCCTACACCAACTGGCCGACGCTCGATCCCCTGGTGCACCCCACCGAGACGTCACGCGCCGAGGAAGCGGCGTGGCTCCGCCGGCGGCGCGAGCGGCCGCCCGAGGCCTCGAAGGAGTACGACAACGACGTCATCGCGCTCGATGCGACGAAGATGTCGGCCACGCGCGAGTACGGCGCCGGGTTGTTCGCGAGCTTCCACGCGTATCCGTACTACCCCGACTTCATGGTGCTCGACAGCGCCTACGCGCAGGCGCGCAGTCCCGACGGCCCGAGCCATTACTTCGGCTACCTCCGGGCGCTCGTCGACTACCATGGACGCATCCCGGTGGTAATCTCGGAGTACGGCGTGCCGAGTTCGCGGGGGAACGCGCACCTGCAGCCGCAGGGCTGGCACCATGGCGGCCACGACGAAGTCGCGCAGGCGGCGATCAATGCGCGCCTCACGCGAGACATCGCCGCGAGCGGGGCGGCTGGCGTCGGCGTCTTCGCGCTCATCGACGAGTGGTTCAAGAAGAACTGGCTGGTGATCGACTTCGAGCAGCCGGCCGAGCGTAACCGCCTGTGGCTGAACGTGCTCGATGCGGAGCAGCACTATGGGCTGATCGCGATGCGGGCCGGCGCGAAGGACTCCGCGTTCGTGATCGACGGCGGGCGCGCCGACTGGGCGGGCCGACGGCCGCTGCTCCAGCGCGGCGCCGACGCCGAGGCGGTGCCGGCGGCGCAGCGCGTTGACGCCCTCTGGGTCGCGCACGACGAGGCCTACGTGTACTTGCGACTCGACGTGGGCGCCGTGGACTGGACCCGCACGCGCATCCTCGTGGGCATCGACACGCACGACGCGTCGGCGGGTGATCACCGCCTGCCGTTCGGTGCGGGTGGCAGCCCGGTCGGCCTCGAGTTCGTGCTCGACCTGGCCGGCCCAGAGCACGCGCGTCTCCTCGTGGACACGCCGTACAACCTGTACCGCTTCGCGCCGATCGTCGGCAGCCGCCCGCCCGTGCAGCAGTCCGTGTACAACCGGCCGTTCCGCTCCCTGCGCAACGAGGACGGCCGCTACGACACCGTCTGGGCCACGCCCAACCGGCGGACCTTCGGGCGCGACGGGCGCGTGTACGAGGCCCAGCGCTACGAACGCAACCTCCTGCGGCACGCGCGGCAATCCGAGACGACGCTCGCCGATTGGTACGCTGACAGCGCCAGCGGCACGATCGAGGTCCGTTTGCCGTGGGGGTTGCTGCACGTGACCGATCCGTCGTCGCGGCAGGTGCTGAGCGGCGTACGCGGCACGGATCCGGCGCACGTGACGACTGACGGGTTCCGCTTCGTCGTCCGGACACTCGACGTGAGCGGTGCCACGCCGGTGCTGCGCGACGCGCTCCCTGCGAACCCCGCGTCCCTCGCTCCGACGTGGACCTGGCCCACGTGGGAAGCGCCGCGCTGGTACGCCGAGCGCAAGCCGGCGTTCGCCGCGATGCGCGAGGTGTTCCGCGCGATTCCCGACGCGGGCCCGAAGCGCTAG
- a CDS encoding tetratricopeptide repeat protein codes for MTRVAAALLAIALVTGRAAAQQDPSRAARDSLAARVARGDSAWAREDHPAARAAYDAVVRADSSFSSRAVFRLGLLQAWDNRFEPALAALRLYVRLEPADLEGRVALARTYAWASRYATSLAQYDSVLARDASYRDAVVGKAQTLAWSDRLPEAEARLERWLERRADDVEAWTLLGQFRRWRGDARAAESALDRALALRPDDAAAREQMSWVRVERRPTVTWSLVGAKDSEDNTLWHRELGVEAAGFGNSRIGVTARLREASVTNVDAAVMPGALAYIVGRPAGRAVTTRAELGVVQYPDGLSPAATRLRGALRVSGSPRRGLRLSGGFSHEPFDEVLSTARRGLMFSVFDLDAAYAVTPRLQLGLAGSSGLALGYGVDLDASRTTVLGALRFTPRRGTQLALTHREASWDEPQFGVFFSPQRWATTELALSSERTAELGLVLAGDLGLASQLVGFESSPLDHAIVPRATMRVGYRAAPGREVIFGLVYANVAGAGAITASDYRYGAATLGGRWTF; via the coding sequence GTGACACGAGTCGCCGCGGCGCTCCTCGCCATCGCTCTGGTGACGGGGCGCGCCGCGGCGCAGCAGGACCCCTCGCGCGCGGCCCGCGACTCGCTGGCGGCGCGCGTCGCGCGCGGGGACTCTGCGTGGGCGCGCGAGGACCATCCGGCCGCCCGAGCCGCCTACGATGCCGTGGTGCGTGCCGACTCGAGCTTCTCGAGCCGCGCCGTCTTCCGACTCGGGCTGCTGCAGGCCTGGGACAATCGGTTCGAGCCGGCGCTCGCCGCACTCCGGCTCTACGTCCGCCTCGAGCCCGCCGACCTCGAGGGGCGTGTCGCGCTCGCGCGCACCTACGCCTGGGCGTCCCGCTACGCGACCTCGCTCGCGCAGTACGACAGCGTGCTCGCGCGCGATGCGTCCTATCGCGATGCCGTCGTCGGCAAGGCGCAGACGCTCGCGTGGAGCGATCGCCTGCCGGAGGCCGAAGCGCGGCTGGAGCGTTGGCTGGAGCGTCGCGCCGATGATGTGGAGGCATGGACGCTGCTCGGGCAGTTCCGCCGCTGGCGGGGCGATGCCCGCGCCGCGGAGTCGGCGCTCGATCGGGCGCTCGCGCTCCGGCCCGACGATGCCGCCGCGCGCGAGCAAATGTCGTGGGTGCGCGTGGAGCGTCGGCCGACGGTCACCTGGTCGCTCGTCGGCGCCAAGGACTCCGAGGACAACACGTTGTGGCACCGCGAGCTGGGCGTCGAGGCCGCGGGGTTCGGCAACAGCCGCATCGGCGTGACGGCGCGGCTGCGCGAGGCGAGCGTGACCAACGTCGATGCCGCGGTCATGCCGGGTGCGCTGGCGTACATCGTCGGGCGGCCAGCCGGCCGGGCGGTGACGACGCGCGCGGAACTCGGCGTCGTGCAGTACCCCGACGGGCTGAGCCCCGCGGCGACGCGGCTGCGCGGGGCCTTGCGGGTGAGCGGGTCTCCGCGGCGCGGTCTCCGGCTCTCGGGCGGTTTCTCCCATGAGCCGTTCGATGAAGTGCTCTCGACGGCCCGGCGCGGCTTGATGTTCTCCGTGTTCGATCTCGACGCGGCGTACGCGGTCACGCCTCGCCTGCAACTCGGCCTGGCCGGCAGCAGCGGTCTCGCGCTGGGGTACGGCGTCGATCTCGATGCGTCCCGCACGACGGTCCTTGGGGCGCTGCGCTTCACGCCGCGCCGCGGCACCCAGCTGGCGCTGACGCATCGCGAGGCCTCGTGGGACGAGCCGCAGTTCGGCGTGTTCTTCTCGCCCCAGCGGTGGGCCACGACGGAGCTGGCGCTCTCCTCGGAGCGCACGGCGGAGCTCGGCCTCGTGCTCGCCGGCGACCTCGGGCTCGCGAGCCAGCTCGTCGGCTTCGAGTCGTCGCCGCTCGATCACGCCATCGTGCCGCGCGCGACGATGCGCGTCGGATATCGGGCGGCGCCCGGACGCGAGGTGATCTTCGGCCTCGTGTACGCGAACGTCGCCGGCGCCGGTGCGATCACGGCCAGCGATTACCGCTATGGCGCCGCCACGCTCGGCGGGCGCTGGACTTTCTAG